In the Populus trichocarpa isolate Nisqually-1 chromosome 1, P.trichocarpa_v4.1, whole genome shotgun sequence genome, TGGCATTAAACCGAGTACTATTTGGTTCAACTTGCTTCTCTCTTCACAACTTCAAGACACAATTGCCTAAAGTTCTAACCAAAAAGTGTggaaaagatgataaaatttgcAGCCAACTGTGACATTGCAATTTGACAAAACTTTGTTGCCATCGCTAAATTACCAAAAATCCCTACAAGAACACTGGCCATCTCTAAAACAATGGAAACGGTTTCTGTCACGTACAATTATCTCTCGACTGACAATACCTGATATGATTTTCAAGGCAGCATGGCAGTCCTCACAAACACGGAGATTTTTCATAATCCTGATGGGTGTTCCCTCTGGCGTGGTCATTAACCCAAAAACCACAGCTAATTTCTCACTGTGACGATACAAaaacttctccttctctttctcttccatGTCCAACAGAACTACAGATGTCTTAGGTGCATATCCTCTACGCTTCATTTTGACCAGTAGTTTGTCCCATATCTTGCATATATCCTCAGCCTGAGGGTGTGTCTGATCTCCAGCAACAAACTCATGAACCACTCCATTAACAGTGATTGAACTCCACCCACTTGTCTTCTTCACCCCTCGATCTTTCATCAACTTCCTCACCCTTGCTGCGTCTTCCCATCGTTCTGCTTCTGCATAAATGTTTGATATAACCACATAGTACCCATCATTAAGAGGATCCAATTCAGAAAGGTGTTTTATTGCTTCCTCAGCCAAATCAATGTTTTTGTGAACTTTGCACCCACCAAGGAGAGCCCCCCACACCACTCCATTTGGCTTAATAGGCATGCTCAAGATAAACTCGTGAGCCTCTTCAAGAAGCCCTGCCCTACTAAAAAGGTCAACCACGCAACCATAATGCTCAATCTGTGGAATTACACCATAATCCGCAGTCATGCTAGCAAAAAACCTACGAccctcatcaatcaatcccatGTGGCTACATGCATGCAAGAGCCCAATAAAAGTAACCCCATTAGGCTTCACACCTAGTTTGATCATCTCAGAGAAAAGACACAGAGCTTCCTCTGCTTGTCCATGCATTGCAAGCCCAGCAATCATTGCTGACCATGACACCACAGTCCGTTCTTCCATTTCATAAAAAACTCTTCTGGCATTCTCCAAGCATCCACATTTGACATACATATCAATCAAGGTATTACAAACATGAACATTTCTCTTAAACCCACTTTTTGTCGAGTATTCATGAACAATCCTCCCAAGATCTAGATCACCTAGATCAGCACAAGCTGCAAGAACAGAAACAACAGTCACCTCATTCGGCCTCACCGCTTCATCTTCCAACTTCATAAACAAATCAATAGCCTCATTAGGTTTGCCACACTGAACAAAACCCGAAATCATCGAAGTCCATGACCTAACATTCTTGTTAGGCATCCGCAAGAAAAAGCCATAAGCACCATCAATATCTCCCCTCTTGGCCAACTGGGCTATCACTATATTCCAAGTAACAGCATCTCGTTGCGGCATTTTCTCAAACAACAACATAGCATCACCCATCTCCCCACACAGACCATACAAATTCAAGATCATATTTTGCAAGAACAAATTTGAGCCAAACCCAAGCTTCTGAAAAAGCCCATGAATGGTTTTACCATTCACAACATCAGATAGTTTCAGACACGCTTTTAGGACAAAAGAACAAGTGAAAGTATCAGGCAAGACATCAAACAAACGCATTTGATAAAACAACAAAAGGGCATTAGAAGGGCAATCACCCTCAGCAAAACGTATTAAACAAGAATTCCAAATGGAAGTTTGaggtatttcaaggagatgaGAAAAGATTTGGTGGGCATAAGAGAAGGAAGGGGAGAGAGCACAAACAAAAgcaactttggttaaagggaggATAGAGAGAGGAGTGTTGGTTTTGATAAGGCGGGCATGGAGTTGTTTTAGCTCAAGTGGAGTGTTGAAATTGTGGATCAGGCGATCATTATTTTTGAGGTTTTGGAAAGTAGGGGAAGGTGGTGGGAAACAGTGAAGGGAAGAAGATAGAGAGGAAGAGGACATCATTTCCTTTTCCACTTTCAGTTAATATTTACATGTTATTCTTCTTGAAACCTTCCTTTGGTCTGTGAGggtgctttatatatatttttttctctctcatgttaagattaaaaaattccttaaaaacaagaagaacaaaatacttagtaatgttttattttttataaattatcaattcaagttttaaaaattttaaagttattaaatatttatataattattaactttaaaatatttatataattattaattttaagactcgtgaaatatattatattccaccattaattaaaaaaaaaattaagcctcCCAACTCTTAATTTGATTGATTGTGTTCCACATCAGGCAATACTATCTCCTATTCATTCTCCATTACCAACTGTTGAAATGATTTCGTCAAAGCTGTCCACAGCAAGGCTTTGGCAATAGCCACGTCAAATAGTATTTCCTGAGGCTTGCCTTTCTCAAGTTAAAGGTTGTTAAAAATGTTCCTTTTACGGgatatgaaatatataatataaatttaaattacaaaattataagtaaaatattttaattaattatatattaacaattttaatcagataataattaacaatataacacaataaaaataaaataaacaataaaaaaatccaaatacctttattttattcactgaTTCCTCTACttccaaaaaaaacatataattgagATGAGGTGGTGGGAGACACTACCCCACATCGACTACTAGCATACTAAATGGCCCTTTTTCTAGCCTTACCTCTCCAATACAAGTATtccttttgaattaaattgtaTGAAGGCTAATGCTTTGCCCTCAAGATCGCACAACGAGCTTCAATTAAAAGAACAGATCGCATGATATAGCATCAATACAAGAACTCTAAGGGAAACACCTAGCAAACTACATATCCAGTCTATTTGACGAGGAAAATTAGAGATTAAACAGATAGTAGTGATGTATTTATGGAGAGCGGCTGCCATTCCACTTTTAAAACTCTGAACTTCAACACAGTAATACTTCTCAGAAGAAAATATCATGTTCCTTATCTGGGAAACTTCACAATTTAACACAGATATATCACTgcaaaattttcttattaatggcAACCACGAGCCCAATGCTCATCCAAATCCTTAACATTTAAATTTCGTCTGGTCTACATGCACGGCTGGGGCCAACCTTACTTGAAGAGTTCTGGATTCAGCCAGTCCctgcaaatacaaaaacaaattgctgATATGATTTCTATGAATAAATAAGGTGCAAAGCAGTGCCTGATGCTAAACTTGTCGGCACGTATATGAAAACAGAAGACACCATTCACTCACACTCACACTCACACTCACACTCACACTCACACATGCATATGATGCTTACTTCGTAATGTCATCAAGGTGGTCATCAAAGTCTACCACATCCTCCCACTTCTTGGATGAAATATAATCCAATAGAACAGCATTTGCAGCTGGTTCCTTAGTTGTCAATCGGCAGCCTACATCTGATCCAGCTAGCTTCCAGTTCTTGGATGCATCCCTTGTATAAAGCTAGTACAAGAAGGGAACAAATGTACTTAGACGCTTGACTGAAAATTCATTAAATGGGGGGTAAATTGGGCAATTAGCaaagtaaacataaaaaattgacgGAATGACACCATTTGAAAATGTTATGGCGAAACAACGTACTTTCACCTTGTCGCGTTTCAAAAGCGCGGCATTTACTTTTACTAAATGTGTCTATTCTTAAGCGTGACAAGATAGTTGTCAAGCTTCCAAATAACAACATTTAGTAAATGTAGCGCTTTTGAAGCACGACAAGGTGAAAACCGATCAACCAGTTCGTAATAGTCAGTAAAACCGATCGACTAATTccgaaaataataagaaaaatctcaaaattgcCAAAAACAGGAGGCCTCAGcgagattttttatatctagAGATATAGCGACACAATGATTGCTATAGAGAAAACAACTTCtcgaaactcctataaaaatttgagtgcaATCCAATGGTCGAATCAAATGCTATGGTTTTTTTGAGCCGTTATTCTGGTCTaacgcgaccagacctcctcttggGCCTAGAACTGTCCCACTGATCATAAATGCATCTGCTAGGTCATCCACGTAATCTGATTGAGGCAGATCCTCATTTAGTTATGACAAACCCACACTTGACTGCTTAGAATCACCCGTTATCACAAGCTCGACTACATCAttgacattgaaaaataaaggagaacTACTGTATGAATAATAACTTTCTGTTATTTTAGTTGGAGtctattttttagtttacaAGACAA is a window encoding:
- the LOC7485121 gene encoding pentatricopeptide repeat-containing protein At5g66520 translates to MMSSSSLSSSLHCFPPPSPTFQNLKNNDRLIHNFNTPLELKQLHARLIKTNTPLSILPLTKVAFVCALSPSFSYAHQIFSHLLEIPQTSIWNSCLIRFAEGDCPSNALLLFYQMRLFDVLPDTFTCSFVLKACLKLSDVVNGKTIHGLFQKLGFGSNLFLQNMILNLYGLCGEMGDAMLLFEKMPQRDAVTWNIVIAQLAKRGDIDGAYGFFLRMPNKNVRSWTSMISGFVQCGKPNEAIDLFMKLEDEAVRPNEVTVVSVLAACADLGDLDLGRIVHEYSTKSGFKRNVHVCNTLIDMYVKCGCLENARRVFYEMEERTVVSWSAMIAGLAMHGQAEEALCLFSEMIKLGVKPNGVTFIGLLHACSHMGLIDEGRRFFASMTADYGVIPQIEHYGCVVDLFSRAGLLEEAHEFILSMPIKPNGVVWGALLGGCKVHKNIDLAEEAIKHLSELDPLNDGYYVVISNIYAEAERWEDAARVRKLMKDRGVKKTSGWSSITVNGVVHEFVAGDQTHPQAEDICKIWDKLLVKMKRRGYAPKTSVVLLDMEEKEKEKFLYRHSEKLAVVFGLMTTPEGTPIRIMKNLRVCEDCHAALKIISGIVSREIIVRDRNRFHCFRDGQCSCRDFW